One genomic region from Zalophus californianus isolate mZalCal1 chromosome 2, mZalCal1.pri.v2, whole genome shotgun sequence encodes:
- the LOC113925538 gene encoding dentin sialophosphoprotein — MKIIIYFCIWAAAWAFPVLQIKPLERHAVDKFVNLNLLEKAKVPIQDELNANDTTKESGVPPENERGRQQYTKHGYKEERNGSEWAEIGGKSSSTHSMLVNDEGNSEDQNGVTGKLETYGYDGINGKGSATANGIRGQVSIIDNAGRANGSNTNRNTDNNLNNGGDVGDASQSENATVVQEDDHQIAGRNNSTGHKDEINRNSCRNEGDTGQVTPERESEGNGNQEAGVTPGGSVAGNGEDDGLDNSDGNPSGNGAEEDEDQGSGDGEGEETGNGKESTDNSKGQEGQPHGRDDNDNSLGQNSISSEDDDPEDKEDPHDINGDNTSKSEEDSDGISKDKDSPITEDMQKPNYRENKAVEKKITDEAEPGATGKSQDKGIEMEGPSSGNRNNITKGAGKFSEDKESKRQQGMVMSKGNVKTPGETDNIQGPGQKSEPGNKAAHSKTGSDSNSDGYDSYGFDDKSMQGDDPNSSDESNGNDGADSEGDNDSNSRGDTGYNSDESKDNGNDSDSNGGGDNDSDSTSDANDSDSNDNGNGSDENGKSNSNKDKSDSSNSSDSSDSSDSSDSSDSSDSSNSDSSDSSDSDSSDSSDSSDSSDSSGSSDSSDSSDSSDSKSDSSDSSNSSDSSDSSDSSDSSDSSDSKSGSSDSSDSSDSSDSDSKPDSSDSSNSKSDSSDNSGGDSSDSNSKSDSDSSDGDSSDSSDSSDSSDSSDSDSSDSSDSSDSSKSDSDSSDSSDSSDSDSSDSSDSSDSKSDSDSSDSSDSSDSNDGRKSDSDSSDSSDSDSSNSSDSSKGDSDSSDSNDSDSDSSDSSDSNDDSSDSSDSDSSDSSDSSGSSDSSDSSDSDSDSSDSSGSSGSSNSSDSSDSDSSDSSDSSDSDSSDSSGSSDSDSSDSSDSSDSDSSDSSGSRGSSDSDSSDSDSSDSSESNNDSSDGSDSDSSDSSDSASDGDKSHNKSKSGNGNNGSDSEGSDSNHSTSDDQKRKTHKIFFGEV; from the exons atgaagataattatatatttttgcatttggGCAGCAGCATGGGCTTTTCCA GTTCTTCAAATCAAGCCATTGGAGAGACATGCTGTTGACAAATTTGTAAATTTAAAtcttctagaaaaagcaaaagtgCCAATACAG gATGAGTTAAATGCCAATGATACCACCAAAGAAAGTGGTGTCCCCCctgaaaatgaaagaggaaggcAACAATATACCAAACATGgttacaaagaagaaagaaatggctcTGAGTGGGCAGAAATAGGAGGGAAAAGTTCTTCTACACATTCCATGTTAGTAAATGACGAAGGGAATAGTGAGGATCAAAATGGGGTCACAGGAAAACTAGAAACATATGGTTATGATGGGATAAATGGAAAAGGTAGCGCCACAGCAAATGGCATCAGGGGACAAGTAAGTATCATCGACAATGCTGGAAGAGCAAATGGGAGCAATACTAATAGAAATACTGATAATAATTTGAACAATGGAGGAGATGTTGGAGATGCAAGTCAGAGTGAGAATGCCACTGTTGTCCAAGAAGATGACCATCAAATAGCTGGAAGGAATAACAGTACAGGCCATAAGGATGAAATAAACAGGAATTCCTGTAGAAATGAGGGTGATACAGGTCAAGTAACACCTGAGAGGGAAAGTGAGGGAAATGGGAATCAGGAAGCAGGAGTAACACCAGGGGGAAGTGTAGCTGGCAATGGAGAAGATGATGGCCTGGATAATTCTGATGGGAATCCTAGTGGGAATGGAGCAGAGGAGGATGAAGATCAGGGCTCTGGTGATGGTGAAGGTGAAGAAAcagggaatggaaaagaaagcacTGATAACAGCAAGGGCCAAGAGGGTCAGCCTCATGGAAGAGATGACAATGACAATAGTTTAGGTCAAAATTCAATTAGTAGTGAAGATGATGACCCTGAAGACAAAGAAGATCCCCATGACATCAATGGAGACAACACTTCCAAGAGTGAGGAGGATTCTGACGGTATTTCCAAAGACAAAGATAGCCCAATAACAGAGGACATGCAAAAGCCCAattacagagaaaacaaagctGTGGAAAAGAAAATCACCGATGAAGCAGAGCCAGGTGCTACTGGGAAGAGCCAAGATAAG ggaatagaaatggaaggtcCCAGTAGTGGCAACAGAAACAATATTACCAAAGGAGCTGGGAAATTCAGTGAAGATAAAGAGAGTAAAAGACAACAAGGAATGGTCATGAGCAAAGGAAATGTCAAGACACCAGGAGAGACTGACAACATACAAGGACCCGGTCAGAAATCAGAACCTGGAAATAAGGCTGCACACAGCAAAACAGGTAGTGACAGTAACAGTGATGGATATGACAGCTATGGGTTTGATGACAAATCCATGCAAGGAGATGATCCCAATAGCAGTGATGAATCTAATGGCAATGATGGTGCTGATTCTGAAGGTGACAATGACAGTAATAGCCGAGGAGATACTGGTTATAACTCTGATGAATCAAAAGATAACGGCAATGACAGTGATTCAAATGGAGGAGGTGATAATGACAGTGACAGCACATCAGATGCTAATGATAGTGACAGTAATGACAATGGAAACGGGAGCGATGAGAATGGCAAATCAAACAGCAACAAAGATAAATCAGACAGTAGCAACAGCAGTGACAGCAGTGACAGCAGCGACAGCAGTGACAGCAGTGACAGTAGCGACAGCAGTAATAGTGACAGCAGTGACAGCAGTGATAGCGACAGCAGTGATAGTAGTGACAGCAGCGACAGCAGCGACAGTAGTGGCAGCAGCGACAGTAGTGATAGTAGTGACAGCAGTGACAGCAAGTCAGACAGCAGTGACAGCAGCAACAGCAGCGATAGTAGCGACAGCAGTGACAGTAGTGACAGCAGCGACAGTAGTGACAGCAAGTCAGGCAGCAGTGATAGCAGTGACAGTAGTGACAGCAGTGATAGTGACAGTAAACCAGATAGTAGTGACAGCAGCAACAGCAAATCAGATAGTAGTGACAACAGTGGTGGTGACAGCAGTGACAGCAACAGCAAATCAGATAGTGACAGCAGTGACGGCGACAGCAGCGACAGCAGCGACAGCAGCGACAGCAGTGATAGTAGTGACAGCGACAGCAGCGACAGCAGCGACAGCAGCGATAGCAGCAAGAGCGACAGTGACAGCAGCGACAGCAGTGATAGTAGTGACAGTGACAGCAGCGACAGCAGCGACAGCAGTGATAGCAAGAGCGACAGTGACAGCAGCGACAGCAGCGACAGCAGCGACAGCAATGATGGCAGAAAGAGCGACAGTGACAGCAGTGATAGCAGCGACAGTGACAGCAGCAACAGCAGCGACAGCAGCAAGGGCGACAGTGACAGCAGCGACAGCAATGATAGTGACAGTGACAGCAGCGACAGCAGCGACAGCAATGACGACAGCAGCGACAGTAGTGACAGTGACAGCAGCGACAGCAGCGACAGCAGCGGCAGCAGTGACAGCAGTGACAGCAGTGACAGCGACAGCGACAGCAGCGACAGCAGtggcagcagcggcagcagcaacAGCAGTGACAGCAGTGACAGCGACAGCAGCGACAGCAGCGATAGTAGTGACAGTGACAGCAGCGACAGCAGTGGCAGCAGTGACAGCGACAGCAGTGACAGCAGCGATAGTAGTGACAGTGACAGCAGCGACAGCAGTGGCAGCAGAGGCAGCAGCGACAGTGACAGCAGTGACAGCGACAGCAGCGACAGCAGTGAGAGCAACAACGACAGCAGCGACGGTAGTGACAGCGACAGCAGCGACAGCAGCGACAGTGCATCTGACGGTGATAAGAGTCACAACAAGAGCAAGTCTGGTAACGGCAACAATGGAAGTGACAGTGAAGGCAGTGACAGTAATCACTCAACCAGTGatgatcagaaaagaaaaacccacaagaTTTTTTTTGGAGAAGTCTAG